A region from the Sphingomonas sp. S2-65 genome encodes:
- a CDS encoding alpha/beta hydrolase — translation MANSINQRASGSPRSFLRRRAALVGAALACALSVPAFAQDDKMRPIEIPAQPNAIELGTGPLPGGNTPESWHSQYGSVFARNVVVATLTPFLPDPAKATGTAVVVAPGGGFRTLSMENEGWDVARALAAKGVAAFVIKYRLNQTPREMAAFEKSMAEMFSTTAARPPRPNPEQMMAGLAPQIADARAAFALIRRRATEWRVDPNRVGMVGFSAGAMLTMATAMAGQDAKPAFIANIYGPLASVTVPADAPPLFVALASDDPFFANGGFGLIDSWKAAKRPVEFHLYEQGGHGFGMYPKTTTSTGWFNAFASWMTMHGWMKPAE, via the coding sequence GTGGCGAACAGCATCAACCAGCGAGCATCAGGCAGCCCGCGCAGCTTCCTCCGGCGGCGTGCCGCCTTGGTCGGTGCTGCACTCGCCTGTGCACTGTCCGTCCCGGCTTTCGCGCAGGACGACAAGATGCGCCCGATCGAGATCCCGGCGCAGCCTAATGCAATCGAGCTTGGCACCGGTCCGCTTCCGGGCGGAAACACGCCCGAATCCTGGCACAGCCAATATGGCAGCGTCTTCGCCCGCAACGTGGTGGTCGCGACGCTCACGCCGTTCCTCCCCGATCCTGCCAAGGCGACCGGCACGGCGGTAGTCGTCGCGCCCGGCGGCGGCTTCCGCACCCTGTCAATGGAAAATGAAGGCTGGGACGTCGCCAGGGCGCTTGCCGCAAAGGGTGTTGCCGCCTTCGTCATCAAATATCGCCTGAACCAAACCCCGCGGGAGATGGCTGCCTTTGAGAAATCGATGGCAGAGATGTTCTCCACCACCGCGGCACGCCCGCCCCGGCCCAATCCCGAGCAGATGATGGCCGGCCTTGCGCCGCAGATTGCCGACGCGCGGGCTGCCTTTGCGCTGATCCGACGCCGTGCGACCGAATGGCGCGTCGACCCGAACCGCGTGGGCATGGTCGGCTTTTCTGCCGGTGCGATGCTCACCATGGCTACCGCGATGGCAGGACAGGATGCCAAGCCGGCATTCATCGCCAACATCTACGGCCCGCTCGCCAGCGTCACCGTTCCCGCCGACGCGCCGCCGCTCTTCGTGGCACTGGCTTCCGACGATCCCTTTTTCGCGAACGGCGGCTTCGGCCTGATCGACTCCTGGAAGGCGGCGAAGAGGCCCGTCGAGTTCCACCTCTACGAACAGGGCGGGCACGGCTTTGGCATGTATCCAAAGACGACGACCAGCACCGGCTGGTTCAACGCCTTCGCCAGCTGGATGACCATGCACGGCTGGATGAAGCCGGCCGAATGA